Proteins found in one Candidatus Methylomirabilota bacterium genomic segment:
- a CDS encoding glycosyltransferase family 2 protein: MGDHLIVIPVFNEASTIGPLVARARRHGAVVVVDDGSTDDSGAAAAGAGADVIRLPRQRGKGEALRRGFDLALARGAERVVTLDGDGQHDPDEIPRLLEAAAEHPTAFVIGGRLGVGATEDPAEPGYRVIPTARLNAMRVAGFFIDWLSGHALRDTQSGYRVYPQALLVAARPRRGGFVLETEMLLRAAALGLPLVETPITAVYHRARRSRFRPLRDGVAVGCYLAGHGLRRWAHDVGLVIKRLVGVMGAERRVPRHRELATATAGHRDNPGAFGLAVAAFVIARTSDTWQRWWVDARVIQMREVGLATVALPALAALAVAQPVLGRAGLDPLTKFIRRVYAQDRLARALHRHA; this comes from the coding sequence GTGGGCGACCATCTGATCGTCATTCCGGTCTTCAACGAGGCGTCGACCATCGGTCCGCTCGTGGCCCGGGCGCGCCGCCACGGCGCCGTCGTGGTGGTGGACGACGGCTCGACCGACGACAGCGGCGCGGCGGCGGCGGGGGCGGGGGCCGACGTGATACGGCTCCCGCGCCAGCGGGGGAAGGGGGAGGCGCTGCGGCGGGGCTTCGACCTGGCCCTCGCGCGGGGCGCCGAGCGGGTCGTGACGCTCGATGGCGACGGGCAGCACGATCCCGACGAGATCCCGCGCCTGCTCGAGGCCGCCGCCGAGCATCCCACAGCCTTCGTCATCGGGGGCCGGCTCGGCGTCGGCGCGACCGAGGATCCTGCCGAGCCGGGCTACCGGGTGATCCCGACGGCGCGGCTCAACGCGATGCGGGTGGCCGGCTTCTTCATCGACTGGCTCAGCGGGCACGCCCTCCGGGACACGCAGTCCGGCTACCGCGTCTACCCGCAGGCGCTGCTCGTGGCCGCGCGGCCGCGCCGCGGCGGCTTCGTGCTCGAGACCGAGATGCTGCTGCGGGCGGCCGCGCTCGGGCTGCCGCTGGTGGAGACGCCGATCACCGCCGTCTATCACCGCGCGCGCCGAAGTCGCTTCCGGCCCCTTCGGGACGGCGTCGCGGTGGGCTGCTACCTCGCCGGCCACGGCCTCCGACGCTGGGCGCACGATGTCGGCCTCGTGATCAAGCGGCTCGTCGGCGTGATGGGGGCCGAGCGGCGCGTGCCGCGACATCGCGAGCTCGCCACCGCCACCGCCGGGCATCGCGACAACCCGGGCGCCTTCGGGCTGGCTGTCGCGGCCTTCGTGATCGCGCGCACCTCGGACACCTGGCAGCGCTGGTGGGTCGACGCGCGCGTCATCCAGATGCGCGAGGTGGGCCTCGCCACCGTCGCCCTGCCCGCGCTGGCCGCGCTCGCGGTGGCCCAGCCCGTCCTCGGCCGCGCCGGGCTCGATCCGCTCACCAAGTTCATCCGGCGCGTGTACGCGCAGGATCGCCTTGCCCGCGCGCTCCACCGCCATGCCTGA
- a CDS encoding beta-ketoacyl synthase N-terminal-like domain-containing protein produces the protein MSAPRRVVVTGMGTVSAAGIGGRDVVRALLARRDSALRPLRSFDTATLPSHLAGEIDDEALDALFDRDAARRLSRICRLTVAACRLAVEDARVNAGPTLGLVVGTEFGDFRSSGEFATGFLKRGPSGLSPMLFPGTVMNSMSAAASIAIGVKGPTVTVNQVTVAGEVALARGAALVARGHAEAVLAGGVDELCGPVYQRLAHELGVLSPMRRPDGRRDGVEGCRPYAPDHNGPVLGEGATFVVLEDREVAGARGATILAELRATRWGNIPVAPYAAPAGRHDPRSVLRASLAEAHLPAAALGSCWGSGNGDPALDDWELALLRADLAERPDLLPPRSAAALVGQHGGVGALSAAAASLDLGAGPALVHGLARGGCRAALVLATPSGR, from the coding sequence ATGAGCGCGCCGCGTCGCGTGGTGGTGACGGGGATGGGCACGGTGAGTGCCGCCGGCATCGGCGGGCGCGACGTCGTGCGGGCCCTCCTCGCGCGACGCGACTCCGCGCTGCGTCCCCTGCGCTCCTTCGACACCGCGACGCTGCCGAGCCATCTCGCCGGGGAGATCGACGACGAGGCCCTCGACGCACTGTTCGACCGGGACGCGGCGCGGCGACTCTCCCGCATCTGCCGCCTCACCGTAGCGGCCTGCCGGCTCGCTGTCGAGGACGCGCGCGTGAACGCCGGCCCGACCCTGGGCCTGGTGGTCGGCACCGAGTTCGGTGACTTTCGCTCGAGCGGCGAGTTCGCCACCGGCTTCCTCAAGCGCGGTCCGTCGGGGCTCTCGCCCATGCTGTTCCCCGGTACCGTGATGAACTCGATGAGCGCCGCCGCGTCGATCGCCATCGGGGTGAAGGGCCCCACGGTGACGGTGAACCAGGTCACGGTGGCGGGTGAGGTCGCGCTGGCGCGCGGCGCCGCCCTGGTTGCCCGCGGCCACGCGGAGGCGGTCCTGGCCGGCGGCGTGGACGAGCTGTGCGGTCCGGTGTATCAACGCCTCGCGCACGAGCTGGGCGTGCTGTCGCCCATGCGCCGGCCCGACGGGCGGCGCGACGGCGTCGAGGGCTGCCGCCCCTACGCGCCCGACCACAACGGTCCCGTGCTGGGCGAGGGCGCGACGTTCGTGGTGCTGGAGGATCGCGAGGTCGCCGGTGCGCGCGGAGCGACCATCCTCGCCGAGCTCCGCGCGACGCGCTGGGGCAACATTCCGGTGGCGCCGTACGCCGCGCCCGCCGGCCGTCACGATCCCCGCTCGGTGCTCCGCGCGAGCCTGGCCGAGGCGCACCTGCCCGCGGCCGCGCTCGGGAGCTGCTGGGGCTCCGGCAACGGCGATCCGGCGCTCGATGACTGGGAGCTGGCGCTGCTCCGCGCCGATCTGGCGGAGCGCCCCGATCTCCTCCCGCCCCGCTCGGCGGCGGCGCTCGTCGGTCAGCATGGCGGGGTCGGCGCGCTGAGCGCGGCGGCGGCGAGCCTCGACCTTGGCGCCGGCCCGGCGCTCGTCCATGGCCTCGCCCGGGGCGGCTGCCGCGCCGCGCTCGTCCTCGCGACCCCGAGCGGCCGGTGA
- a CDS encoding beta-ketoacyl-[acyl-carrier-protein] synthase family protein, with protein MSRVVVSGLGVVSPYGSGTKTFWAGLAAGACAIRPITLIDTEGFRSRVAAEVPADAMAGLGVSPRRARADRLGLAAAREALADAGLGPADRAEAALVIGAVGGGMLEGEAWYWEETRTGRPSPRIKALRSILPYTHAETIGWRLGIGGPKETVVMACASGAASIALAADLVREGVVPLALAGGVDALTRICFMGFNALKLLDPEPCRPFDRERKGMSIGEAAAFVVLEDAERCRARGAREIAKLLGAGISTDAHHVTSPHPEGEGMARAMTLALAAAHVDPRAVDYVNAHGTGTLQNDRTEGLAIARVLGAGRVPISSTKSLVGHTMAAAGSLEAVASILALHHGLIPPTANLREVDPEIPFDCVPNIARPAPIEVALSNSFGFGGQNVSLVFGR; from the coding sequence ATGAGCCGGGTCGTCGTCAGCGGGCTCGGGGTGGTGAGTCCGTACGGGTCGGGCACCAAGACGTTCTGGGCAGGACTCGCCGCCGGCGCCTGCGCCATCCGTCCCATCACACTGATCGACACCGAGGGCTTCCGCTCGCGCGTGGCCGCTGAGGTCCCCGCCGACGCGATGGCGGGCCTGGGAGTCTCGCCGCGCCGCGCGCGCGCCGATCGCCTCGGGCTCGCGGCCGCGCGCGAGGCGCTCGCCGACGCCGGTCTCGGCCCGGCCGACCGGGCGGAGGCCGCGCTCGTGATCGGAGCGGTGGGCGGCGGCATGCTGGAGGGCGAGGCCTGGTACTGGGAAGAGACGCGGACCGGCCGGCCTTCGCCGCGCATCAAGGCCCTGCGCTCGATCCTGCCCTACACCCACGCCGAGACCATCGGCTGGCGCCTCGGCATCGGAGGCCCCAAGGAGACGGTGGTGATGGCCTGCGCGTCCGGCGCGGCCTCGATCGCCCTGGCCGCCGATCTCGTGCGCGAAGGCGTGGTGCCGCTGGCCCTCGCCGGTGGGGTGGACGCCCTCACGCGCATCTGCTTCATGGGCTTCAATGCCCTCAAGCTCCTCGATCCCGAGCCCTGCCGCCCGTTCGACCGCGAGCGGAAGGGCATGTCCATCGGCGAAGCGGCCGCATTTGTCGTGCTGGAGGACGCGGAGCGCTGCCGGGCGCGCGGGGCGCGCGAGATCGCGAAGCTCCTGGGAGCGGGGATCTCCACCGACGCGCATCACGTGACCTCGCCCCACCCCGAGGGCGAGGGAATGGCGCGCGCGATGACGCTGGCGCTCGCCGCCGCACACGTCGACCCGCGCGCCGTCGACTACGTCAACGCCCACGGCACCGGCACCCTCCAGAACGATCGCACCGAGGGGCTCGCGATCGCCCGCGTGCTGGGGGCGGGGCGCGTGCCGATCAGCTCGACCAAGTCGCTGGTGGGGCACACGATGGCCGCCGCGGGCAGCCTCGAGGCGGTCGCGAGCATCCTGGCCCTGCACCACGGCCTGATCCCGCCCACCGCCAACCTCCGCGAAGTCGATCCCGAGATCCCGTTCGACTGCGTGCCCAACATCGCCCGCCCCGCGCCGATCGAGGTCGCCCTCTCCAACTCGTTCGGCTTCGGCGGCCAGAACGTCAGCCTGGTCTTCGGACGATGA